The proteins below come from a single Planctomycetaceae bacterium genomic window:
- a CDS encoding sulfotransferase: MKNNAFVKYFGPACLAGITLSDWIRLLAQNRWRVAPRYWGKAAFISTSSLLTSILRPLESVVYRSRLQQLQPEAPIFIVGCWRSGTTHLHNLLCLDERFAAPNMYQTMYPHTFLLTEAVLRPLLDAMTPHKRFMDNMPQGLQEPHEDEMALAIMTLCSNMLSWAFPRNAARYDVYLDFADATEQELSLWKSCFDHFVRKIALKTNKRVILKSPNHTARLHSLRQLYPDAKFLHIRRHPCDVFRSMCHMAAQVQPVWGLQVLPSPQIPDMVIDTYRRLYDAYRTQSADVPATQLHEIAYDQLIADPVAVLERAYDALELGEFAAVKPKIEEYAAANSGYQRNTHADLPDADRERLRREWDRFFHDDERQ; the protein is encoded by the coding sequence ATGAAAAACAACGCATTCGTGAAATACTTTGGCCCCGCCTGCCTGGCGGGCATCACGCTGTCCGACTGGATCAGACTGCTCGCGCAAAACCGATGGCGAGTTGCTCCGCGATACTGGGGAAAGGCGGCCTTTATTTCCACCAGCAGTCTGCTGACGTCGATCCTGCGGCCGCTGGAATCGGTCGTGTACCGCAGCCGTCTGCAGCAGTTGCAGCCGGAGGCTCCCATCTTCATCGTGGGATGCTGGCGAAGCGGCACGACACATCTGCACAACCTGCTGTGTCTGGACGAACGCTTCGCCGCGCCAAACATGTATCAGACCATGTATCCCCACACGTTCCTGCTGACGGAAGCGGTGCTGCGGCCGCTGCTCGATGCGATGACGCCGCACAAACGGTTTATGGACAACATGCCTCAGGGATTGCAGGAACCTCATGAAGACGAAATGGCCCTGGCCATCATGACTCTTTGTTCGAACATGCTTAGCTGGGCATTCCCGCGAAATGCCGCCCGCTACGACGTCTACCTGGATTTCGCCGATGCAACCGAACAGGAACTCTCGCTGTGGAAGTCCTGCTTCGATCACTTCGTTCGCAAGATCGCACTCAAGACGAACAAGCGCGTGATTTTGAAGTCTCCCAACCACACCGCTCGCCTGCATTCGCTGCGACAGCTTTATCCGGACGCGAAGTTTCTGCACATTCGCCGACATCCCTGCGACGTGTTTCGGTCGATGTGTCACATGGCCGCACAGGTGCAGCCCGTCTGGGGACTTCAGGTCCTGCCGTCACCACAGATTCCCGATATGGTGATCGACACGTATCGGCGCCTGTACGACGCGTATCGGACTCAATCCGCCGACGTACCGGCGACGCAACTGCATGAGATCGCCTACGACCAATTGATCGCCGATCCGGTGGCGGTTCTGGAACGCGCGTATGACGCTCTGGAACTGGGGGAATTCGCAGCCGTCAAACCGAAGATTGAAGAGTACGCGGCCGCAAACTCCGGCTATCAGCGAAACACCCATGCCGATCTTCCGGACGCCGATCGGGAACGCCTGCGAAGGGAATGGGACCGCTTTTTTCACGACGACGAACGGCAGTGA
- a CDS encoding DUF2156 domain-containing protein: MALRCRRSISPEDWRRVEQHAWTWGSAPESYDIAISDGSFLSSACGSVMVSVLPHRRYWHVPGGLLGPTELIRDAVAWLKRVAERRRVTLILYSVREQDVPAFVDAGFEVTKFGEEPVLDLGDITWRGKPFEWVRRQSNFCRRAGLEVVEIADQSEQHRLADDLLEILREDLAWRTYSRPLRLLEGEFDARALFRRRLFVARSIRTGRTEAFLACSPMQAGQSWGFESYRRRSGAPRGVMPFLFRETIDRLQAEGVRQVSLCLVPGRNIPQHSSPTARRLVQWTLSTWYKRLEFLFNARGQDYFKSRFRPRFQNRYICVTPTTTLRSMTSFLQVSGAVRPDLRNLARNLWKHSTAPSTVPRIKVSA; this comes from the coding sequence GTGGCGCTCAGGTGCCGCCGCAGCATATCACCGGAAGACTGGCGTCGTGTGGAACAGCACGCGTGGACGTGGGGGTCCGCACCGGAATCGTACGACATCGCGATATCGGACGGTTCCTTTCTCAGTTCCGCGTGCGGCAGCGTGATGGTCAGCGTCCTTCCGCACCGGCGTTACTGGCATGTTCCCGGCGGGCTTCTGGGTCCGACCGAGCTGATTCGGGACGCGGTTGCATGGCTGAAGCGAGTTGCGGAACGCCGCCGGGTGACACTGATTCTGTATTCCGTGCGTGAACAGGATGTTCCGGCATTCGTCGACGCGGGGTTTGAAGTCACGAAGTTCGGCGAAGAACCGGTGCTGGATCTGGGTGACATTACCTGGCGCGGCAAACCGTTTGAGTGGGTGCGGCGTCAGTCAAACTTCTGCCGTCGCGCCGGACTGGAAGTTGTGGAGATCGCCGACCAATCGGAACAGCACCGGCTGGCGGACGATCTGCTGGAGATCCTGCGGGAAGATCTTGCGTGGCGGACTTATTCCCGGCCTCTGAGACTGCTGGAAGGTGAATTCGACGCACGGGCTCTGTTTCGCCGGCGGCTGTTCGTCGCGCGATCGATTCGGACCGGACGGACGGAAGCGTTTCTTGCCTGCAGTCCGATGCAGGCCGGTCAGAGCTGGGGGTTCGAAAGCTATCGTCGCCGCAGCGGCGCTCCTCGCGGTGTGATGCCGTTTCTGTTTCGGGAGACAATCGACCGGTTGCAGGCCGAAGGCGTTCGACAGGTGTCATTGTGTCTGGTCCCCGGAAGAAACATTCCGCAACATTCGAGTCCGACAGCTCGGCGGCTGGTGCAGTGGACGTTGTCGACGTGGTACAAACGGCTCGAATTCCTGTTCAACGCGCGCGGCCAGGATTACTTCAAGAGCCGGTTTCGTCCGCGGTTTCAGAATCGCTACATCTGCGTCACACCGACGACGACTCTGCGGTCGATGACATCGTTTCTTCAGGTCAGCGGGGCCGTCCGGCCGGATCTCCGCAACCTTGCTCGCAATCTGTGGAAGCACTCCACAGCGCCAAGCACCGTGCCGCGAATCAAGGTCAGCGCGTGA
- a CDS encoding alpha/beta hydrolase encodes MNCRTMPIPAVKIAASVMLLLQVSIVAAQDTIPDGVVFEKDIEYANPDGQHLQLNLARPKDGSGPYPAVVCIHGGGFRAGSREGFNGLCLELARRGYVAVTVSYRLAPKYQFPAAVHDVKAAVRWMRANADRYHIDPDRIGTTGGSAGGHLAQFLGVTGDVDRFEGDGGNPEFSSSVSCVVNFYGPSDFTKSYDASVDAAEVLPLFLGGNLQEQRHRHIESSPLYWVTPDAAPTLCIHGTNDSYVAHEQAVWLVDRLKAADVDATLMTIEGGDHGFRQSSPEVKADIENARLEFFDRYLKPKP; translated from the coding sequence ATGAACTGCCGAACAATGCCGATTCCTGCCGTGAAAATCGCAGCGTCCGTGATGCTGCTGTTGCAAGTTTCGATCGTCGCGGCGCAGGACACGATTCCGGACGGTGTTGTTTTCGAAAAGGACATTGAGTACGCCAATCCGGACGGCCAGCACCTGCAGTTGAACCTGGCTCGCCCGAAGGACGGCAGCGGTCCGTATCCGGCAGTGGTCTGCATTCACGGCGGCGGGTTTCGAGCCGGCAGTCGGGAAGGCTTCAACGGCCTGTGCCTGGAACTCGCCCGCCGCGGATACGTGGCCGTGACGGTGTCGTATCGCCTGGCTCCGAAGTATCAGTTTCCGGCAGCCGTCCACGACGTAAAAGCGGCCGTCCGATGGATGCGAGCCAACGCGGATCGGTATCACATCGACCCCGATCGCATCGGCACGACCGGTGGATCAGCCGGAGGCCATCTGGCTCAGTTTCTGGGCGTCACCGGCGACGTCGACCGGTTTGAAGGCGACGGCGGCAACCCCGAATTTTCCAGCAGCGTGTCCTGTGTGGTGAACTTCTACGGCCCCAGCGACTTCACCAAGTCGTACGACGCCAGCGTCGACGCGGCGGAAGTTTTGCCTCTGTTTCTTGGAGGCAATCTGCAGGAACAACGTCATCGCCACATCGAATCCAGCCCGCTGTACTGGGTCACTCCCGATGCCGCGCCGACGCTTTGCATTCACGGGACAAACGACAGCTATGTGGCGCACGAGCAGGCTGTCTGGCTGGTCGATCGGCTGAAGGCCGCGGATGTCGACGCAACGCTGATGACCATCGAAGGCGGCGACCACGGGTTTCGCCAGTCATCACCGGAAGTGAAAGCCGACATCGAAAACGCTCGCCTGGAATTCTTCGACCGGTACCTGAAACCAAAGCCGTGA
- a CDS encoding hydroxyacid-oxoacid transhydrogenase, whose translation MERDNVFQMAASNIRFGAGCTAEIGMDLRDLSAGRILVLIDPNLRSSSVAEVIIDSLNAQRREFVLFDEISVEPTDASFQHAAAVAADGNFDAFVAVGGGSTIDTAKAANLYSTWPAGFLHYVNAPIGAGQPVPGPLKPLIAVPTTAGTGSETTGVAIFDYVEKKAKTGIAHRYLKPTLGIIDSDNTRTLPAQVAAASGLDVLSHALESFTALPFDQRPKPVGPLHRPAYQGANPISDLWSLHALKVMAEFLPRAFADTTDNEARGNMLLAAAIAGIGFGNAGVHLPHGMSYPVAGMVKNFRPAGYRTDHPLIPHGMSVILNTPAVVRFTASACPRRHLQAAEALGADIRGADEKDAGEILANRVIHFMKLMQMPNGLSDVGYTEDDIPALVAGTLPQHRVTKLSPRPADEADLTCLFRQSLRIW comes from the coding sequence ATGGAACGCGACAACGTCTTTCAGATGGCGGCCTCCAACATTCGTTTCGGTGCAGGATGCACGGCGGAAATCGGCATGGACCTGCGCGATCTGTCGGCCGGACGGATTTTGGTCCTGATCGATCCCAACCTTCGATCGAGTTCCGTTGCCGAAGTCATCATCGATTCGCTGAACGCTCAGCGGCGGGAGTTCGTGCTTTTCGATGAGATCTCCGTCGAACCCACCGACGCCAGTTTTCAGCATGCTGCCGCTGTCGCCGCGGACGGAAACTTCGACGCGTTCGTTGCTGTCGGCGGTGGCAGCACGATCGACACGGCCAAGGCGGCGAACCTGTATTCGACATGGCCAGCCGGATTTCTGCACTACGTGAATGCTCCCATCGGAGCAGGGCAGCCCGTGCCAGGGCCGCTGAAGCCGTTGATCGCGGTTCCGACAACAGCCGGCACCGGCAGCGAAACAACAGGCGTGGCGATCTTTGATTACGTGGAAAAGAAGGCCAAGACCGGAATCGCCCACCGCTATCTGAAGCCGACCCTCGGAATCATCGATTCAGACAACACACGCACGCTGCCCGCGCAGGTTGCCGCCGCCAGCGGACTGGACGTGCTGAGCCACGCCCTGGAGTCCTTCACCGCTTTGCCGTTTGACCAGCGCCCGAAGCCAGTCGGTCCGCTGCATCGGCCGGCCTATCAGGGAGCCAATCCGATCAGTGATCTGTGGTCGCTGCACGCTCTGAAGGTGATGGCGGAATTCCTGCCGCGAGCCTTCGCGGACACGACCGACAACGAAGCTCGCGGAAACATGCTGCTGGCAGCGGCGATCGCCGGAATCGGCTTCGGCAACGCGGGCGTGCATCTGCCGCATGGCATGTCGTATCCCGTCGCGGGAATGGTGAAGAACTTTCGGCCGGCGGGATATCGCACCGATCATCCGCTGATTCCTCATGGAATGTCGGTGATTCTGAACACACCGGCCGTTGTCCGCTTCACCGCGTCCGCGTGTCCGCGGCGACACCTGCAGGCGGCAGAAGCGTTAGGTGCCGACATCCGCGGCGCGGACGAGAAGGACGCAGGCGAGATCCTGGCGAACCGAGTCATCCACTTCATGAAGCTGATGCAGATGCCCAACGGCCTGAGCGACGTGGGTTACACCGAAGACGACATTCCGGCTCTCGTCGCCGGCACTCTGCCGCAGCATCGTGTGACGAAACTTTCCCCGCGTCCTGCCGATGAGGCCGATCTGACGTGTTTGTTCCGGCAGTCTCTTCGCATCTGGTGA
- a CDS encoding transposase, with product MVDRRVYDTHKHIHIVTFSCYKRRKHLQHDQAKRIVIGTMGSRLTLQRGLCLGFVIMHDHVHALVWFPETLQISPFMNQWKELTSKTLKSVLRERFPNYWSQIDSSEPIWQSRYYGFNIWSRAKVEEKRDYVHLNPVRAGLVQRASDWPWSSAHWYLERRSVGLPIRWPPGLEHDDQFATEL from the coding sequence ATGGTTGACCGCCGCGTTTACGATACACACAAACACATTCATATCGTGACCTTCTCCTGTTACAAGCGTCGGAAACATTTGCAGCATGATCAGGCGAAAAGGATCGTCATTGGAACCATGGGCAGCCGACTGACCCTGCAGAGAGGACTGTGCCTGGGATTCGTCATCATGCACGATCACGTCCACGCTCTCGTGTGGTTCCCCGAGACTCTTCAAATCAGTCCGTTCATGAATCAGTGGAAGGAACTGACGTCTAAAACGTTGAAGTCCGTGCTGCGTGAGCGTTTCCCGAATTATTGGTCGCAGATCGACTCGTCCGAGCCGATCTGGCAGTCACGTTACTACGGCTTCAACATCTGGTCACGCGCGAAGGTGGAGGAGAAACGGGATTACGTGCACCTGAATCCCGTCCGGGCGGGCCTGGTGCAACGAGCCAGCGACTGGCCATGGAGTTCGGCTCACTGGTATCTGGAGCGTCGATCTGTTGGTTTGCCGATTCGCTGGCCGCCCGGGCTGGAACATGACGACCAGTTTGCAACAGAACTGTAA
- a CDS encoding alpha/beta hydrolase domain-containing protein produces MTRFEIQRREPFAGGRQFGNVGAYERIVGRVFFEIDPALPGNQRIIDLQHAPQNENGRVEFSADLDLLSPKDLTKARGAALYDVNNRGNKLAIRFFNDGSGGNDLSDAGHGFLMKHGWIVVWSGWDGELLPGDGRLQLDAPTASDEQPITGLVRYEIAVSEPGQTRISVNRDAHGAYRPTDAGLKNATLTWRLRPSDPRVLIPREQFHLYVQDIESERQGQLPRVDLELPAGFQPGYLYEVIYEAQDPLVHGVTFASVRDLMSALKPGTGDGNPLLLNGQPVVRRNHGFGVSQSGRYLREFLYSGFNADEQGRKVFDGLIPHVAGGGLGSFNHRFAQPTTYNSQQELHEWPSDRFPFTYASQTDALTEQTAGILDQATADDVAPYILHTQSSAEYWSRSGSLAHTDPLSERDADIPDNVRVFAFGGTQHGPAGWPPGKGDGQTAANPGDYHPFLRALLTALDEWCAGGTSAPPSVYPTIASGTLVDWQQAGTGFPAIPGIRYPNVIQQPPVFDLGPRWLTEGIIDYQPPRIVGQYRVLAAKTNEDGNELGCLLPPEVAVPVATFTGWNLRAASSGAQSELIKLAGSYIPFPVTKFEREWTGDPRLSVQERYASLDDYRDKLRQACDELVRNRYVLAEDVDRIVTTHTERARPLFEQIDSDSVVESGPDELLNEGAGEGPAWHPELGLLFSGHGGINRRDHDGKLHAFRPDAGTNGLLFDRTGRLVSCEPKLRRVTRTELDGTITVLTDNYNGRRYNQPNDLTIDSKGRIYFSDPKYGPRTDMEMLDADGREVEGVYCIDPDGSVTRIITHEADRPNGVLVTPDDRFLFVADNNNNTVGGAHILWRFDLTPEGNIVADSRKKIHDWQTGRGPDGMAQDIDGRLYVAGGRDKAVPPFETAVRHRAGVYVFSTDGRLIDFVHIPRDEGTNCSFGGEDLRTLFITAGGSLWSVRTKSPGRLLFPAMKAAK; encoded by the coding sequence GTGACCCGCTTCGAAATCCAGCGCCGCGAACCGTTCGCCGGCGGACGACAGTTCGGCAACGTCGGAGCCTACGAACGCATCGTTGGACGGGTCTTCTTTGAAATCGATCCAGCGCTGCCCGGCAATCAGCGGATCATCGACCTGCAGCACGCACCGCAGAACGAAAACGGTCGCGTCGAATTCAGTGCAGATCTGGACCTGCTTTCGCCGAAGGATCTCACGAAGGCTCGCGGTGCGGCGTTGTATGACGTCAACAACCGAGGCAACAAGCTGGCCATTCGGTTCTTCAACGACGGTTCCGGCGGAAACGATCTCAGCGACGCCGGGCACGGCTTTCTGATGAAGCACGGCTGGATCGTCGTGTGGAGCGGCTGGGACGGCGAACTGCTGCCGGGAGACGGCCGACTGCAACTGGATGCTCCGACGGCGTCCGACGAACAACCGATCACGGGACTCGTGCGGTACGAAATCGCGGTTTCCGAACCCGGGCAGACGCGAATCTCCGTCAACCGCGACGCTCACGGCGCCTACCGGCCGACCGACGCGGGCCTGAAGAACGCGACGCTGACGTGGCGTCTAAGACCGAGCGACCCTCGCGTTCTGATCCCGCGTGAACAGTTCCATCTGTACGTTCAGGACATCGAATCGGAACGGCAGGGGCAGTTGCCGCGCGTTGATCTGGAACTTCCGGCCGGATTCCAACCGGGCTATTTGTACGAAGTCATCTACGAAGCTCAGGATCCGCTGGTTCACGGAGTCACGTTCGCGTCGGTACGTGACCTGATGTCGGCGCTCAAACCCGGCACGGGCGACGGCAACCCGCTTCTGTTGAACGGTCAGCCTGTTGTGAGGCGAAATCACGGATTCGGCGTTTCACAAAGCGGTCGCTATCTGCGCGAGTTTCTGTACTCCGGGTTTAACGCCGACGAACAGGGTCGCAAGGTCTTCGACGGTCTGATTCCGCACGTCGCCGGAGGCGGGCTGGGATCGTTCAACCACCGCTTCGCTCAGCCGACGACCTACAACTCGCAGCAGGAATTGCACGAATGGCCGAGCGATCGGTTTCCGTTCACGTACGCGTCGCAGACCGATGCACTGACCGAACAAACGGCGGGAATCCTGGATCAGGCGACAGCGGATGATGTCGCCCCGTACATTCTGCACACGCAGTCGTCGGCCGAATACTGGTCGCGCAGCGGCTCGCTGGCTCACACGGACCCGCTGTCCGAACGCGACGCCGACATTCCCGACAACGTGCGGGTTTTTGCATTCGGCGGAACGCAGCACGGTCCGGCCGGATGGCCACCAGGCAAAGGCGACGGACAGACTGCCGCCAATCCCGGAGACTACCACCCGTTTCTGCGAGCATTGCTGACAGCGCTGGACGAATGGTGCGCCGGCGGAACTTCCGCCCCGCCGAGCGTCTATCCAACGATTGCATCCGGCACGCTGGTTGACTGGCAACAGGCGGGCACCGGCTTTCCCGCGATTCCGGGAATTCGCTACCCGAACGTCATCCAGCAGCCGCCGGTCTTCGATCTCGGCCCGCGCTGGCTGACCGAAGGCATCATTGACTATCAGCCGCCCCGAATCGTCGGGCAGTATCGAGTGCTCGCGGCAAAGACCAACGAAGACGGAAACGAACTCGGCTGTCTGCTGCCGCCCGAAGTTGCTGTTCCGGTCGCCACATTCACCGGCTGGAACCTGCGTGCCGCGTCGTCGGGGGCTCAGAGCGAACTCATCAAGCTGGCCGGGTCGTACATTCCGTTTCCCGTGACGAAGTTTGAACGCGAATGGACGGGCGATCCACGATTGTCGGTGCAGGAACGTTACGCGTCGCTCGACGATTACCGCGACAAGCTTCGGCAGGCATGCGATGAACTGGTTCGCAACCGCTACGTGCTGGCCGAAGACGTCGACCGCATAGTCACGACGCACACCGAACGCGCCCGGCCGCTGTTCGAACAGATCGACAGCGACAGCGTTGTGGAATCCGGACCTGACGAGCTGTTAAACGAAGGAGCCGGTGAAGGTCCGGCATGGCATCCGGAACTCGGCCTGCTGTTCAGCGGACACGGAGGAATCAACCGCCGCGATCATGACGGAAAACTTCACGCCTTTCGCCCCGACGCCGGAACCAACGGCTTGCTGTTCGATCGCACGGGCCGACTGGTTTCGTGCGAACCGAAACTCCGCCGTGTCACGCGCACGGAACTCGACGGGACCATCACGGTGCTCACGGACAACTACAACGGCCGGCGATACAACCAGCCGAACGACCTGACGATCGATTCGAAGGGCCGCATCTACTTCTCCGATCCGAAATACGGCCCGCGCACCGACATGGAAATGCTCGACGCCGATGGTCGCGAAGTCGAAGGCGTCTACTGCATTGACCCGGACGGCTCGGTGACCCGCATCATCACGCACGAAGCCGATCGTCCGAACGGTGTGCTGGTGACTCCGGATGACCGCTTCCTGTTCGTTGCCGATAACAACAATAACACCGTCGGCGGAGCCCATATCCTGTGGCGTTTCGATCTGACTCCGGAAGGCAACATCGTTGCGGATTCGCGAAAGAAAATTCACGACTGGCAGACCGGTCGCGGTCCGGACGGCATGGCTCAGGACATCGACGGCCGGCTGTACGTCGCCGGAGGTCGTGACAAAGCGGTCCCGCCGTTCGAAACCGCCGTGCGTCACAGGGCCGGTGTCTACGTCTTCAGCACTGACGGCCGGCTGATCGACTTCGTCCACATTCCTCGCGACGAAGGGACGAACTGCAGTTTCGGTGGTGAGGACCTGCGCACGCTGTTCATCACCGCCGGTGGTTCGCTGTGGAGCGTCCGGACGAAGTCACCGGGCCGGCTGCTGTTTCCGGCTATGAAGGCTGCAAAGTAG
- a CDS encoding GNAT family N-acetyltransferase, protein MYEARPFAGTPEELAKFVVGAWESTYAGKMPVPHWSGDYFRWQLRLDEPDSHENSIAVYEGDQPVGVMLQFPVMFEIAGRPCPGVQSSWLSVVPEHRGRGVATLLFDAAQAALLKQNLRLRLGFGYTGSRVSLGPRFWKRQRDRSATSFVGRAGFWVRVLDARRAAAWNVNLPESRLTSLAGPFLRLSRPRNRSGIIIRPAQHSDVPRCLELADVATRNCQLRLVRDADALERHLGLAGFSQALVAEERGQVRGCIAYHCIPIAGRTVERVGILDLVFLSELSKAGRTELLKSVLWRLRDEGAVLALKLRTGDYPAGTFLSRGWFCKPADSDVIVNWAQESEKIPRLRRMHVLWR, encoded by the coding sequence ATGTATGAAGCTCGACCATTCGCGGGAACTCCGGAGGAACTGGCAAAGTTCGTCGTTGGTGCGTGGGAATCCACGTACGCCGGAAAAATGCCGGTTCCGCACTGGAGCGGAGATTACTTTCGCTGGCAATTGCGGCTGGACGAACCGGACAGCCATGAGAACTCGATTGCCGTTTACGAAGGCGACCAGCCTGTCGGTGTCATGCTTCAATTTCCCGTGATGTTTGAAATCGCCGGTCGGCCGTGCCCCGGTGTTCAGTCGAGCTGGCTGAGCGTTGTGCCGGAACACCGCGGCCGGGGAGTCGCGACGCTGTTGTTTGATGCAGCACAGGCAGCGCTGCTTAAGCAGAATCTGCGTCTGCGTCTGGGATTTGGATACACGGGTTCCAGAGTCTCGCTGGGACCGCGTTTCTGGAAGCGGCAGCGGGACCGAAGCGCAACGTCATTTGTCGGCCGCGCGGGCTTCTGGGTCCGAGTGCTCGACGCACGGCGGGCGGCGGCGTGGAACGTCAATCTTCCCGAAAGTCGCCTGACCTCGCTGGCGGGGCCGTTCCTGCGATTGTCACGGCCACGAAATCGGTCCGGGATCATCATTCGCCCGGCCCAACATTCCGACGTGCCGCGCTGTCTGGAACTGGCCGATGTCGCCACACGAAACTGCCAACTGCGACTGGTCCGGGACGCGGACGCGCTGGAACGGCACCTGGGGCTGGCAGGGTTCAGTCAGGCACTGGTGGCGGAAGAGCGGGGGCAGGTCCGGGGTTGCATTGCGTATCACTGCATTCCGATTGCCGGGCGAACAGTGGAACGCGTGGGAATTCTGGATCTGGTGTTTCTCTCCGAATTGTCGAAAGCCGGACGCACCGAATTGCTGAAGTCCGTTCTGTGGCGACTTCGCGACGAAGGGGCTGTCCTGGCATTGAAGCTGCGAACCGGCGACTATCCGGCGGGGACGTTTCTTTCACGCGGATGGTTCTGCAAGCCGGCGGATTCCGACGTGATTGTTAACTGGGCACAGGAATCGGAAAAGATTCCTCGATTGCGGCGGATGCACGTTCTGTGGCGATGA
- a CDS encoding CoA-acylating methylmalonate-semialdehyde dehydrogenase: MSSVPDVQNLIDGSLTEARASQIADVFNPSTGDVIARVPLCASADVTAAVDAAENALPSWSRTPIVDRARLMFRYRELLERSFDELSRLITKENGKTIAEARAELRRGIEVVEFACGIPGLFAGQSLADIAADVDADVSRHPVGVCVGITPYNFPAMVPMWMFPIALVCGNTFVLKPSEKVPLSAVRLGELLLEADCPRGVFNVLHGGRECVDALIAEPRVAAISFVGSTQVARSIYERGTAAGKRVQAAGGAKNVCVVMPDADQELAAKALAAASFGCGGQRCMATSLAIPVGTAADDVVRQLSQHAESLTVGATDEAQDVDLGPLIRREHVERVASYVETASSEGAVVALDGRRSFPGGGFFLGPSVVDHVSPEMSVARDEIFGPLLSVVRARTLDDALRLGRMSPFGNGASIFTRDGYAARQFREHCNAGMIGINVGVPAPMAWFPFTGWNGSFFGDLHVQGMEGIQFYTRQKVTLTRWLRPSGDSHHDPVWKS; the protein is encoded by the coding sequence ATGTCCTCAGTCCCCGATGTTCAGAATCTCATCGACGGTTCGCTGACCGAAGCACGAGCGAGTCAGATTGCCGACGTCTTCAATCCCTCCACGGGGGATGTCATCGCCCGCGTGCCCTTGTGCGCTTCGGCCGATGTCACAGCTGCAGTTGACGCCGCGGAAAACGCGCTTCCGTCGTGGAGCCGCACTCCGATCGTCGATCGCGCGCGACTGATGTTTCGTTATCGCGAACTGCTGGAACGCAGCTTCGATGAACTGTCCCGTCTGATCACGAAGGAAAACGGCAAGACGATCGCGGAAGCTCGCGCGGAACTGCGGCGTGGAATCGAAGTGGTCGAATTCGCGTGCGGCATCCCGGGACTGTTCGCGGGGCAGTCACTGGCCGACATCGCGGCGGACGTGGACGCCGACGTGTCGCGTCATCCGGTGGGTGTCTGCGTCGGAATCACGCCGTACAACTTTCCCGCCATGGTGCCGATGTGGATGTTTCCGATCGCACTGGTTTGCGGCAACACATTCGTGCTGAAACCGTCGGAAAAAGTTCCGCTGTCGGCTGTTCGGCTGGGTGAGTTGCTGCTGGAAGCCGATTGCCCGCGGGGCGTGTTCAACGTGCTCCACGGTGGCCGGGAGTGTGTTGACGCGCTGATCGCCGAACCGCGCGTGGCGGCCATTTCCTTTGTCGGTTCAACACAAGTCGCCAGATCGATTTATGAGCGTGGTACCGCCGCGGGCAAGCGGGTTCAGGCAGCCGGCGGTGCGAAGAATGTCTGTGTCGTGATGCCGGATGCCGATCAGGAACTGGCGGCGAAGGCGCTGGCTGCGGCTTCGTTCGGTTGCGGAGGCCAGCGCTGCATGGCGACCAGTCTTGCGATCCCCGTGGGCACAGCAGCGGATGACGTTGTCCGGCAGCTTTCACAGCACGCCGAATCGCTGACTGTCGGTGCGACCGACGAAGCTCAGGACGTCGATCTCGGTCCGCTGATTCGTCGCGAGCATGTGGAGCGAGTTGCGTCGTACGTCGAGACTGCCAGCAGCGAAGGAGCCGTCGTTGCTCTGGACGGAAGACGCTCGTTTCCGGGCGGCGGTTTCTTCCTGGGTCCGAGCGTCGTCGACCACGTCAGCCCGGAGATGTCGGTGGCTCGCGATGAGATCTTCGGACCGCTGCTTTCGGTGGTGCGCGCCAGAACGCTCGATGACGCTCTGCGACTCGGCCGGATGAGTCCGTTCGGTAACGGCGCGTCCATCTTCACGCGAGACGGCTATGCGGCTCGACAGTTTCGCGAGCACTGCAACGCCGGCATGATCGGAATCAACGTGGGAGTGCCCGCGCCGATGGCCTGGTTTCCGTTTACGGGCTGGAACGGATCCTTCTTCGGTGATCTGCACGTGCAGGGCATGGAAGGCATCCAGTTCTACACGCGCCAAAAGGTCACGCTGACGCGCTGGCTGCGTCCTTCCGGCGACAGCCACCACGATCCCGTCTGGAAATCGTGA